The genomic region GTAAATTAGCTTATCGTAGCCTCAAGTCAACTCTATTGTTATCcacattttatacatgaaaagtTGAGGGATTATAGAGGTTAAGTTACAGCTTTAAGTGAGGGAGCCAGGAGTCTTACTTCCAAGGCCCATGCTCTGTCCTATGCCTTCCCTTCTGCACAAATAACTTCCCAGTCCCCTTCATTAACCATGTTATTACTCTTTCAAAGAACAACTCAAAACCTTCCCAAATTATCACCACCTTTCACTAGTTACTTGAATCACTTCAGAAACTCAGCATTATGTTACTATTTCTGTATAGATCCCACCCCCAAAAAACTTGTGTACCTTGTCCTGGAgactatacatttttaaaaatcagagattatTACCTTTTCTTTCATAACTAACTCTCCACGGCAGCCAGGTGAGTGCTTTGTATTCAGTGATATTTTAATAGATAATCATTgtgtgataatttctaaaataaacctCATTTTCCATTTGTGTCCTAGGTTCTCCAAGGTGTACACCTTAAAGGTAAAGCAAGACAGAAAGTCCTGAAAGAGCCACTTCCTGATAATTCTCAAGAGGTTGCTACTGAAGACCATAACTACAGTTTAAAGAGACCTCTGACAATAGGAGCAGAGAAGCTAGCTGAGGTGCAGCAGATGCTACAAGTGTCCAAAAAAAGACTTGCTTCTGCAAAAAACTACAGGATGATCAAGAAGAGAAAAGGCTTACGACTAATTGATGCGCTTATAGAAGAGAAGCTACTTACAGAGGAAACAGAATGTCTGCTACGAGCACAATTTTCTGGTATGTTCCCCAGTGACCAGTAATACTTACTGCACAGCTCctaatttttatgaaatgtcATTACATTTTTATGTTGTATTGCCCATGAAAATATGCCTTTAGCCGGAGGTTCTCTAGCAtaagtaagaaaaatgaaaaataatcaccAAAATCTTGTTAcagttgtccatttttaaaagttctatgtTTATTAGAGGAGAAGCAAAGAAAtgtataaatgataaaaataacacATAATCCTACAACCCAGAAATGAGATCATATAGTTTATGCCATATAttgtaattttcactttttatagtcACACTCTTGTCACTGCAGATTCTTTGTAAGCAGTTTTAACTGCTGCATAATTTATCAGTAAAGCCTTTTTTGCAATGAGTTGAACTACATAATTTGCAAAATCTCTTTGAGTCTGAAAATTGTGTAAGTCTCCAAAGTTAATTCTGAAATACTCtatagagtatatatatattcattgaaaGACTACCTAGTCTTTGTGAACCAGGATATTTGAAGAGGGGTAACATAAGAATTGCCAACATACTCTTTGATGAAAGGGGTAGGGATTTTTGGATTTGcattctggtaaaaaaaaaaaaaaaaaaagaagaagcagcaTGTCAAAAGGAGTAGATACCTCCAGTGGAGgagcatattttatgtttttccagGAGGGGAATATAGGTTATAAATAGGGGTCCTCACCAGgaacagagaatttttttttctcaatggtAGGAAAGATTTATCTGTTCATTCTGATTAATGCCATATACCATATCCCTTAAAATGTTTCTTGTGTCTAATTTTTACTCTCAGATAAATGGTAACCAAGGaacaaactaaaacaaatgaatgtCCTCATAATCCAGAGActtaattttactcatttatttcattttctacccTGTTCCTCCAAAAATATCCACATAGGCTGCTAATGAATAGTAAAACATAAATAACTTAAGTTGGAACATTTTTCATCCCTCTTTTTAGTGAAATGATCCACAATGAACAAGATAAATTTGATAGTCTCTAAGACTGGATAGTAACCTCTGAACCTACTCAGTTAAAAGGTGGTTACATTTGAATTTTGGTGCCTAGCACATTTTTATATCCAAATACTATGATCTATGTCTGAAAATGTTACTGTACACATTTTTCATCACAAGGAATAAATTTACTCTTAACAGATTTTAAGTGGGAGCTGTATAACTGGAGAGAAACAGCTGAGTACTCCGCAGAAATGAAGCAGTTTGCATGTACACTCTACTTATGCAGTAGCAAGGTCTATGATCATGTAAGAAAGATTCTCAAGCTGCCTCATTCTTCCATCCTCAGAACGTGAGTTACCTTTTcgatgtaaaataaaacatactgtTCTTTCTTGCAGTTTATCCACTAACACTGTTTGTATTCACACTCTTCCTTTCAtccactttctctttttaaaaacttgcagGTGGTATTTGCATAGCATCACAATCTTGATATTTGATCAGCAAAATGAGGACATGTAAGCtgacaatttgtttttttttttttgcatctttcagATGGTAGAGACTCTGGGTGGTAAAATCTGAATCTTGAAATAGTGGAATTTCTCATATACTTCAGTAGTTTTAATATGTGATTAGTTTAGAAGATTTTCTAGACTGATACCGTTGGTTTGAGGCACGGATCACTGATGCCAGTGCAGTTGTCCAGAGAACagattatgaaaaagaattttttaggaTCCGTGGTCAAAATacatagatatatttattttctcttcttgttgttgttcagtcgctaaatcatgtctgactttgcgaccccatggactgcagcacaccaggcttccctgtcctccactattattttctcttagtGGGAAGCAAAAAACCACAGTGACTGTGATGCCTTATAAATTTAATACTCACTATTCACTGTTATTTAAAATCACTGGTTTTACAgatccctttatttttatttatttgattcaaATGGCAGCAGTGTATTGCCTCACACTTCTGGAAGCTAgaggtccaaaatcaaggtgctggcagggttaGTTCCTTCTGAGGGTTGTGAGATGAGGGTCTGTTCCAGGCCTCTTTCCTTGGCTGATAGATGGTGGTCGTCTCCCTGTGTTTCTCCACATTGTCTTCCATTATCCAAGTGTGTTTCTGTGTccacatttcctcttcttatgaggacatAGTCATGTTGAATTAGGGTGTGccttaatgacctcattttaacttgatgaGTGAAGATCCCCATCTCCAAATAAGAGCACACTCTGAGGAACTGGGGATCGGCTTGACGATACATCTTTTTCAAGGCACACAGTTCAATTCACACCAGTCACATTCCTGCTGCCTGGGTCTTCCATTACCTGGAGACTGTAGACTAACTCCTTCCTGTGGCTCCTGGAGCCTCTGCGATGAAACGTGGCTCTGCTGGGCTCTGTGGCTCAtctcctgcttccttccctgccctcttAGAGTCCGTGTTCCTTCTATAAGGCGTTTCTTGCTGATTCTGACCTTGGAGACTTACTCCTCCATCTGCCTGATATGCCCATTCTCCCTGTTAGTCCTGGATGTTAGCCCTCACCCTTCAGACTCAGATCAGATGACACATCCTTTCTGAAGCCCAGCCTGCTCTTCCTCCAATTCTGGCCGAGGTGCCCTCTTGCACACACAATGTGGAACTGAATCTTAGTACTCAAGACACTGTCTACCTCATGAGACTGAGCTGCTCAAGTCCGAGGCCTGCATCTGGTTCTCTGTTAGAGCTCCTGCCCTGACAGGGTGCCTGGAAGACAGTGGTCGCTcgataaatatttatggaatgaaagAATGCCTGGATGTGCATTTAGGATTGTGAACAGATGTAAGGAAAAAGATCTGGAagaatgtctttaaaatattaagtgatttttaagaaattatttatattgaggtgtagttgatttcggaagatcccttggaggagggcatggcaacccactccagtattcttgcctggagaagccaatggacagagaagcctggcgggctgcagtccatggggtcgcacagagtcggacacaactgaagcagcttagcacacatagttgatttacagtgaaCAGTGTTGTCCTGCTTCAGgcgtagagcaaagtgatttagttacttgtatatatatattctttttcagagtcttttccattatcGGTCATGGCAAGGTTTTGAACTGGTTCCCTGCGctgtacagtaggcccttgtgTATCTGTTTGATATagagtggtgtgtgtatgttaatcccagattcctaatttatcccttctgcTTTTTTGCCTTTGGGATCCATActtttgtcttctatgtctgtgagtctgttagtGTTATAAAGTTCGCCTattaacagtgatttttttttcttttactttccattttgtacttttctgtattgtttcatttattaaaaaaaaaaaatgaaagtgtcattttatacaatcagaaaaaaaaattttttttcactttgagtcAGGGGAAAAGTTGGTGTGAGAGAGAAATCAGTTGCTTCCCTACAACTCTAAAAACCTGGTTTGGGTATTTCTACTCTAAgttataaaaacttaaaatgaagaagTTCACTTGTCTTTCTACCTGATAAGCTTCAGTCTAGTAGTTGTGGACATTAAGGTATCATGCAGATTTCCATTTAAAAGGCAAGCTCACCAGAACATAAACTTTTTTAACCTGTTTAAGCTAGAACTCTTACTTAGAAGTATTAAAGAGTTTCATTATATACTTACTGTATGTGTAACACAGTTAGCATCTTTAGAGTTCATTTGAGAATCgtaatgcaaaagaataaatttaatttgaTTAAACTTTGGTGACACACTTGAAAAGGGTTTTTCACCATACCAATGAATTGTAGCACTCTGGTCAAGAGCCACTGTATGTTTTCTCATTGTCTTACTTTgccctattttaaaatataaacaactgATTAATATTTCTGCCTCCTAAATAGTTACAGTATGTCTTTTGCATCTTATAATTGTTTTTCAAATCTGTTAGTGCATCTTAAAATCAATTTAGTGAGTCATAATTcacattaaattttatatatgcatttatatgcacacatacatatagtaAGGATATGGCATATAATGAGGGTAAATTCTGTTTATGAAAATTCTGGGTTGCAgcaatctacctgcaatgtaggagacctgggtttgatccctcggtcaggaagatcccttggagaagggaatggctacccattccagtattcttgcctggagaagtccatggacagaggagtctggctggctacagtccatggggtcacaaagagtcacacatgactgagcaactaacgttTTCAGATTgcagcaaaatatttgaaaagctctgttctgaaatatatggaaacatactttaaaatttcaaCTAAATAGAGATCAGCTAGTCTAGGAAGTAATCTTGGCAACCTAGAATATAGCCCCCAAATAAAAAATTCCACCTAAAAaaagatgcatgagacaagtgctccggcctggtgcactgggaagacccagaggaatcgggtggagagggagatgggaggggggatcgggatggggaataagtgtaaatctatggctgatttatatcaatgtatgacaaaacccactgaaatgttgtgaagtaattagcctccaactaataaaaaaaataaaaataaaaaaaaaataaaaaaaaaaactttgcaacaacaaaaaaaaaaaaaagtcatttgagAGTTATAAAAGTAAACTTCAGCAAAAACAGACACTTCAGTCTACCTCAGAATCCATTTAGTCTTATTTTAGACAATTATTAAACTTGACTACTTCCTTTCCTGATCTGTAGCAATTTAGAGTAAATTAGAACTGATAGAATCCTGTTAGTGACATTCACTAACAGTAATAGGAGAGAATTAGCAGCAGCCTGGGAAGGTCAAGGAAACTGTAAAAGAACGCCtagacttccccggtggttcagtggttaagaatctgcctgccagtgcaggggacaaggatccgatccctggtccaggaagatcccacatgctgcagggtgacTAAGCCCGGGTCCTACAAccactgagcacatatgcacccagagccggtgctctgcaacaagagaagccaccgcagcgagaagcccgtgcaccccatcaaggagtagcccccactctgcaactggagaaagtcctcggacagcaacgaagacccagtgcagcctaagataaatttaaaaaaaccaaactccTAAGATAAACATCATAGTATAGGTACTTTTGTTGGGAGCTAGCAGGCACTTAATTGTCCCAAAGGGCATAATTCTTTGCCTGTAAAGAGCAGTCAGGAAAGCACTGAACGAGGGTCTCAGGAAAGCTGAGTTTCCTGTTTGTGCATGACCAGCAGCACAGCATGGGCCggacatctcaccctctccctctgggttcagtccctgggttgggtggatcccctggaggagggcatggcaacccatttcagtattcttgcttgcctggagaatccccatgagagaggcgcctggcggggcacagttcatggggttgcagagagtcggacacgaccgagcagctaggcacagcacagcagcagCCTCGCAATCTCCTCACTGGTAAAGTGAGGTCGAGGCATGCGATTTCTCAAAGTTTCTTCCCCTCTACagttttctcattgcagtgaaTATACAGGTAAGGCTGGTTTATGATCTAAATGATAAACACCTCAATTAGAACAAACCAGGTAATTGATTTGTACACTTCTTTTAAGTGAATAAGAAGTTTACAATTATTTTGTGGTATGTTTGCGTCTTAAAAAATGCTATTCTATTTAAGTTTctctactggggcttcccaagtggcacagcggtaaagaatccacctgccaatgcaggagatgcaacatatgctggttcgatccctgggttgggaaagtcccctggaggaggaaatggcaacccactccattattcttgcctggaaaatttcatagacagaggtctctgtccattgggttgcaaagagttggacacgactgagcacctgagtgTACACACTCATTTCTCTATTATCTTACTGTTTTATGGTAACAATAGGAACATATGCTTGAAAGTGTGGGTACAATTTGGCTACTTGAATTTATTTCAATAGGGAGTTGAGGCTACTTTAGAACCATTTAAGGCATTTCCCCTTTTTTAATGCCTTCATtagtggtttttttaaaaatatttatttggctgcaccaggtcttagctgcagcacgtgggatcagttccctgatcagggatcgaacccaggccccctacactAGCAGccgggagtcttagccactggaccaccaggacagTCCCTCTTcttctgtgttttatatttttcatcttttacattttctagatGGCTGTCCAAATGCAAACCTGGTCCAGGTTTCAACAGCAacgttttttcttttcttcagcaaAAAGTAGAGAATGGAGACCAGCGATACCAGTCTTGTTCATTGATGATAAAAGGTCTGTCTCTCACACAGCAGCTTCAGTGGGACcccagcagtcaccatctgcaggggtTTATGGACTTCGGTCTTGGCACCCTTGATGCTGATGAAATGCCACTCGCCTCAGAAACTGTCTTGCTCATGGCAGTGGGTATTTCTGGTCACTGGAGCACACCTCTCGGTTATTTTTTTGTAAACAGGGCCTCTGGATATTTGCAAGCTCAGCTGCTTCGTCTGACGATTGGCAAGCTAAGTGACATAGGGATCACAGTGCTGGCTGTCACGTCTGACGCCTCAGCTCACAGTGTTCAGATGGCGAGGGCACTGGGGATACATCTCGACGGAGACAATGTGAAGTGTACATTTCAGCATCCTTCATCATCCAGCCAACAGATTGCCTACTTCTTTGATTCTTGCCACTTGCTTAAATTAATAAGAAATGCATTTCAGAATTTCCAAAGCATTCAGTTTATCAACGGCACAGCACATTGGCAGCACCTCGTGGAGTTAGCAGCACTAGAGGAACAGGAATTATCGCATATGGAGAGAATCCCACGAAAACTTGCAAATCTGAAGAACCACATACTGAAAACGAATTGTGCCAGCCAGGTCTTCAGTGAGAGTGTGGTCAGGGCATTAGAATGTTTGCTGTCATTAGGCCTGCCTCCTTTTCAGAACTGTGTTGGTACCATCCACTTCTTACGGTTAATTAACAATCTGTTTGACATTCTTAATAGTAGGAACTTTTATGGAAAGGAATTTAAAGGACCTCTATTACCTGaaacttttaataaaatcaaCCATGTGTTAACTGAAGCCAAGACTATTTTTGTTACATTATCTGACACTAGCAATAATCAAATCCTTAAAGGTAAGCGAAAACTGGGATTCCTGGGATTTTTGCTTAATGCTGAGAGCTTAAAATGGCTCTACCAAAATTATGTTTTCCCCAAAGTCATGCCTTTCCCCTATCTCCTGATGTACAAATTCAGTCAGGATCATCTGGAATTATTTCTAAAGATGCTCAGACAGGTATCAGTAACCACTTCTAACCCCACCTGCATGGCATTCCAGAAAGCTTACCATAATTTGGATACCAGACACAGATTACAAGATGAGGTCtttctaagtgaagtaagcagCCTTGACATTTCAATTGCTCGAAGGACTGACCTGGCCCTCGGGACAGTTCAGCGTGAGTATGGTGTCAGCATTATAGAGAGTCTTTTTTACAAAGAGGATATTTGCCCAGACTGGTCTGACTGTTTGCTAAGTGAGGCATTACTAGATCTGTCAGTTCGTAGGCGAAATCTCACCTCTTACGCTGGTTATATTGCCAATAAGTTATCAGCTCTGTTAACATGCGAGGACTGCCTCAGTGCGCTGTATGCATCGGATCTCAAAGCCTCTAAAATTGGATCCCTGTTGTGTGTTAAAAAGGAGAATGGTGTGCATTTCCCTTCTGAAAGTTTGTGCCGAGTCATAAATACTTGTGAGCGAGTTGTAAGAACCCATTCAAAGCCGACAGTTCATGAACCACTGCTTCCCAAACAGAGGGAATTTTACCTTCAACAGAAAATATTATATGAGCTTTCTGggcatatttatctttttgtagAGTTAGATGAGCATCTCTTTGATGGAGAAGTATGTGCCATCAATCACTTTGTAAAGTTACTAAAGGATATCATAATCTGTTTCTTAAAGATCAGAGCTAAAGATATAACTCAGTACTCCTTAAAACACCACTCAGAAAGAATTGAGCTGAAATCTTTGTCAAGGAAACACTGGTCATCTTCACAGAATTACAGATGTTCAAGTTTTGCGAATACCAATAAATGCAGGCATTTGCTAAGGAACAATAGATACCCATTCAAATGAAGGacctaaaatatattaacatttttattaaaaataattggtcaacatttattttaaaattcaactgaCAATATTTTACAAATTCTGCACAGTGGACAAGTTTGTGTTTATGTCTTAGGAATTTCTATTATGTACGTTATCAAATCTACATGGAATTTGGTAGGGCTTACAAGCATTTCAGAGTTACCTAAAATGTAGAAAGCGGGAAGTCAGTAAGAACAGACTAGCCAACAGGTGCTGTGTTTGAATTTACCACTATCCAACTGAGTAATTCAACTGGATGTACTTTAAAAACAAGTGAGAATGGCAGAAAcgagcacaatattgtaaaacaattatcctccaataaaatttttaaaaagtgagaatgaTGACAAAGGAGTCTCTAAAACATTGACTCCTTTTATAAAGACTACATTCCCAGAAGAGATTTGGTCTACAACTCTTAAgaataacacttaaaaaaataaaaagaagactgTTAACAGAATACCTATCAAACTGTGAATATAGTCTACTTACACATGAAAATTAGGCCAAGTTAAATACCAAACACTACAAAAACCCTTTTGCTGGGGTACCTTTAAATAGAAATCATTAAACTCTATTAGGCAGAAGGTAAACACATGAGCCATGAAATGGACACTTCTTGTGCTACAACCAAGCTTGAAAATGTCTGGGGAGTATGCAGGTGATGTGATTTTCACAGCCCATTTGTCTGGACCTCACACTACTTTGAATAGTAAGAGTGGATACCTGACTCCTATTGGAGGAGCACAGTGCTCAtcagagaatgaaaagaagcCTTTGTTTCAACTTCTTCTGAAGAGGATAATAATGAAACATTTTCAGTTTGGCACAATGGTGTTTCATATCATATGATAAATAAATTGGGGGAAAAATGGTCAGTTGGGAGAGTATGAAAAAGTTTGTCTTAACCACATAATGAGATTTTTCAGAAATTTGGGAGAAGCTTAAATAATCTGAAGATGGAAACCTACTAATAAGAACAATTTTCTCCGTTCTCTCAGATCCAGatctgaaaagataaaatagaaaaacatatatGTACTTTCAGAAATGGAGgtattttaatgggaaaaaatgaacacattattCACCTGTGTATGTAAAATATCTCTTATTGTCATTAAGTTAATGTTCATAGACTACAGTTAATATGAAGACAAAGTTGTAAAAGATTAAGGACAGGTAAAACcagttttattaaaattgaaattccccataaatagtatattttgatatatttatgcTGGGTCTACCTCAAACAAAGGCTTCAGTTTTGAACTGTAACCAGAATTGTCCTGTATTGCATTTTATAAGGAGATATTACTAAGGAGTCTGAATactgttggttttgttttgtttgcagtaGAATGAGTTTAGGTGCACCAGGATAAATCTTATTCAAAGGAAGCCTGTTTATGTCACCACCTTTAACTTATTGCTTATATAAATTCAAGTTTTgtacttatttttacttaaaactaGGTTCATATCTGCAGTGTCTTAGGTTCTCTGCTGTTACATCTGACCCATGTCCTGTGCAATTTATTAAAATagtgttttgcatttatttaagtGCTGAGTATAAACTGGACAAACCCTGACGACAAGAATCTTTCCATTACTGCCATTAGCACAGTTAATTGTTCTTGCCTTAGTGCAGTGCTCCAAGTCTCATGTCAGACTTACTTGATATGATACACTTCACAGTGAACTTTCTGTTCACACTTGATTAGGGTAATTAATAGCTTACAGTTTCTACTCAGCAcccttgttctttctctttttcagagaaaacaaatattcagAAATGTATCCTTCCTactttcaacaaatagtgctggaatAACTGGATATACACATGCAAAATGTTAACTCTAAAGGGAACAAAGACACAAATGTAAGAGGTAAAACAACTTAGAATAAAATAGTGGAGACTTGGATTCAGCAATAGCTTCTTAGATAGGACACCAAGAGTACAAGCAAAAATTTcatcaaaactgaaaactttGTGCTTTAAAGCACACCCATCAAGAAAGTCCAAGACAAGCCATAGAAACATTTTCCAAATCATGTGTCTGGTAAAGGACTTGTATCTGAGTATACAAAGAACTCAATAATAAAGGATAATATAACCCAATTTTTTAAAGGGGTAAAGAACACAAAGTTATTCTTCAAAGGAGATATACATGAAtatgtgctcaacatcattagccttttgggaaatgctaatcaaaaccacaaagagatatcacttcacagccactaggatggctgtaataaaaaagacagataacaggcgttggcaagaatgtggagaaactagaaccctcatacactgttggtaggaatgcacatgctttggaaaacagcctAGCAGTTCTtcagaaagttaaacatagaattgccAAATGACCCAGCATTTCTACCAACGggcatatacccaagagaaatgtaCAAATTTCATAACATTAAAATagctaaaaagtaaaaaagtccAAATGTCCAACTGATGGATACATAAAAAATGTGTTGTATTCATATGGTGGGTCAACTGGTATATGTTTCACATTGTAACAAACTATCTTTTGCTGTGATGTACCATGCAGTACATTAACCAGAAATATATGAGAAGTTCTAGTTCCTCTACTTCCTCCCCAACACTTGGTATCGGTCAGGGTTCTGTTTTGAattagccattctagtgggtgtgccatgatatttcattgtggctttcatttctttttctaatgactaatgatgctgaacatGTTTTCATAGGCTTATTTGCCAGTCACTGTCATCTtaggtgaaatgtctgttcaagtcttttgcctctATTTTAAACAAGGTTGATTGTTTTCTTACTGaaaagttaagaaataaaaacagtaagtTAGTTAAATATTCTGGATAAAAGTACATTATTAGATGtatcttgcaaatatcttctcccagtctatggcttttaaaattttattgaggtaaaGCTGATGTACAGTGTTAAGTtgcaagtgtacaacatagtgagtggttcacaatttttaaagtttatgatgTGGCTTTTACTTTTTTAGTATGTTTTGAAGAACATTAATTTTAGTAAgtctaatttattgatttttctaggGATTATACTTTTTAGTTTcttatctaagaaatctttgtctaAACCAGTCACAgacttttcttcccatttttcttgTAGATATTTTCCAGCTTTAGGTTTTGCATTTAGGTTATGATCCATTTTCAGTTGACTTTCGTGTGTGGTAGAAGTTCATATTTTTACATACTGATGgtatcccagcaccatttgttaaaaggaCTATTCTTTTCCAGTAAACTACCTTTGATCCCTTGTCAAAAATTGACCACATAAATACgaatctatttctgggctctgtattctgtTGCCTTGATCCATGGGTCTTTCATCAATACCACATTACCTTGATTAGCCTTATATAATTCTTGAAGTCAGGCAgcagtcttccaactttgttctttttataaaaaatgttttggctattctagttgtacctttccatgtaaattttataatCAGCTTGTTTTTACAAAAATTCCTTATGGGATTCTGACTGGAGTTATGTTGAATCTATAGGCTGAGGAGAAATG from Cervus canadensis isolate Bull #8, Minnesota chromosome 26, ASM1932006v1, whole genome shotgun sequence harbors:
- the THAP9 gene encoding DNA transposase THAP9 isoform X2, which gives rise to MDPRSKKIWIPGPGAMLCSKHFQESDFESYGIRRKLKKGAVPSVSLYKVLQGVHLKGKARQKVLKEPLPDNSQEVATEDHNYSLKRPLTIGAEKLAEVQQMLQVSKKRLASAKNYRMIKKRKGLRLIDALIEEKLLTEETECLLRAQFSDFKWELYNWRETAEYSAEMKQFACTLYLCSSKVYDHVRKILKLPHSSILRTWLSKCKPGPGFNSNVFSFLQQKVENGDQRYQSCSLMIKGLSLTQQLQWDPSSHHLQGFMDFGLGTLDADEMPLASETVLLMAVGISGHWSTPLGYFFVNRASGYLQAQLLRLTIGKLSDIGITVLAVTSDASAHSVQMARALGIHLDGDNVKCTFQHPSSSSQQIAYFFDSCHLLKLIRNAFQNFQSIQFINGTAHWQHLVELAALEEQELSHMERIPRKLANLKNHILKTNCASQVFSESVVRALECLLSLGLPPFQNCVGTIHFLRLINNLFDILNSRNFYGKEFKGPLLPETFNKINHVLTEAKTIFVTLSDTSNNQILKGKRKLGFLGFLLNAESLKWLYQNYVFPKVMPFPYLLMYKFSQDHLELFLKMLRQVSVTTSNPTCMAFQKAYHNLDTRHRLQDEVFLSEVSSLDISIARRTDLALGTVQREYGVSIIESLFYKEDICPDWSDCLLSEALLDLSVRRRNLTSYAGYIANKLSALLTCEDCLSALYASDLKASKIGSLLCVKKENGVHFPSESLCRVINTCERVVRTHSKPTVHEPLLPKQREFYLQQKILYELSGHIYLFVELDEHLFDGEVCAINHFVKLLKDIIICFLKIRAKDITQYSLKHHSERIELKSLSRKHWSSSQNYRCSSFANTNKCRHLLRNNRYPFK
- the THAP9 gene encoding DNA transposase THAP9 isoform X1 — its product is MTRSCSAVGCSTRDTVLSRERGLSFHQFPTDTIQRSKWIRAVNRMDPRSKKIWIPGPGAMLCSKHFQESDFESYGIRRKLKKGAVPSVSLYKVLQGVHLKGKARQKVLKEPLPDNSQEVATEDHNYSLKRPLTIGAEKLAEVQQMLQVSKKRLASAKNYRMIKKRKGLRLIDALIEEKLLTEETECLLRAQFSDFKWELYNWRETAEYSAEMKQFACTLYLCSSKVYDHVRKILKLPHSSILRTWLSKCKPGPGFNSNVFSFLQQKVENGDQRYQSCSLMIKGLSLTQQLQWDPSSHHLQGFMDFGLGTLDADEMPLASETVLLMAVGISGHWSTPLGYFFVNRASGYLQAQLLRLTIGKLSDIGITVLAVTSDASAHSVQMARALGIHLDGDNVKCTFQHPSSSSQQIAYFFDSCHLLKLIRNAFQNFQSIQFINGTAHWQHLVELAALEEQELSHMERIPRKLANLKNHILKTNCASQVFSESVVRALECLLSLGLPPFQNCVGTIHFLRLINNLFDILNSRNFYGKEFKGPLLPETFNKINHVLTEAKTIFVTLSDTSNNQILKGKRKLGFLGFLLNAESLKWLYQNYVFPKVMPFPYLLMYKFSQDHLELFLKMLRQVSVTTSNPTCMAFQKAYHNLDTRHRLQDEVFLSEVSSLDISIARRTDLALGTVQREYGVSIIESLFYKEDICPDWSDCLLSEALLDLSVRRRNLTSYAGYIANKLSALLTCEDCLSALYASDLKASKIGSLLCVKKENGVHFPSESLCRVINTCERVVRTHSKPTVHEPLLPKQREFYLQQKILYELSGHIYLFVELDEHLFDGEVCAINHFVKLLKDIIICFLKIRAKDITQYSLKHHSERIELKSLSRKHWSSSQNYRCSSFANTNKCRHLLRNNRYPFK
- the THAP9 gene encoding DNA transposase THAP9 isoform X3 gives rise to the protein MTRSCSAVGCSTRDTVLSRERGLSFHQFPTDTIQRSKWIRAVNRMDPRSKKIWIPGPGAMLCSKHFQESDFESYGIRRKLKKGAVPSVSLYKVLQGVHLKGKARQKVLKEPLPDNSQEVATEDHNYSLKRPLTIGAEKLAEVQQMLQVSKKRLASAKNYRMIKKRKGLRLIDALIEEKLLTEETECLLRAQFSDFKWELYNWRETAEYSAEMKQFACTLYLCSSKVYDHVRKILKLPHSSILRTASGYLQAQLLRLTIGKLSDIGITVLAVTSDASAHSVQMARALGIHLDGDNVKCTFQHPSSSSQQIAYFFDSCHLLKLIRNAFQNFQSIQFINGTAHWQHLVELAALEEQELSHMERIPRKLANLKNHILKTNCASQVFSESVVRALECLLSLGLPPFQNCVGTIHFLRLINNLFDILNSRNFYGKEFKGPLLPETFNKINHVLTEAKTIFVTLSDTSNNQILKGKRKLGFLGFLLNAESLKWLYQNYVFPKVMPFPYLLMYKFSQDHLELFLKMLRQVSVTTSNPTCMAFQKAYHNLDTRHRLQDEVFLSEVSSLDISIARRTDLALGTVQREYGVSIIESLFYKEDICPDWSDCLLSEALLDLSVRRRNLTSYAGYIANKLSALLTCEDCLSALYASDLKASKIGSLLCVKKENGVHFPSESLCRVINTCERVVRTHSKPTVHEPLLPKQREFYLQQKILYELSGHIYLFVELDEHLFDGEVCAINHFVKLLKDIIICFLKIRAKDITQYSLKHHSERIELKSLSRKHWSSSQNYRCSSFANTNKCRHLLRNNRYPFK